Proteins from a genomic interval of Mycobacterium conspicuum:
- a CDS encoding WXG100 family type VII secretion target, with amino-acid sequence MSINYQFGDVDAHGALIRAQAAALEAEHQAIVRDVLAAGDFWGGAGSTACQEFITQLGRNFQVIYEQASAHGQKVQTAGANMNSTDSAVGSSWA; translated from the coding sequence ATGTCGATCAACTACCAGTTCGGTGATGTCGATGCCCACGGCGCCCTCATCCGCGCCCAGGCCGCTGCCCTGGAGGCCGAGCACCAAGCGATCGTGCGCGACGTGCTCGCGGCTGGGGATTTCTGGGGCGGCGCTGGCTCGACGGCCTGCCAGGAGTTCATCACCCAGTTGGGCCGCAACTTCCAGGTGATCTACGAGCAAGCCAGCGCCCACGGGCAGAAGGTGCAGACCGCCGGTGCCAACATGAACAGCACCGACAGCGCCGTCGGATCTTCGTGGGCCTAG
- a CDS encoding PPE family protein → MDYEVPPEINSGRMYAGLGSASLMDSAAAWQALSAQLGSAGAAFQAVIEALTSTAWLGPSSMTMALAAAPYVVWMIATAEQCQAAAAAAAAAAAAFEAARAGVVPPPVIAENRAQLAALVATNFMGFNTPAIMANEAHYAQMWSQDTSTMYGFAGQASGITGTLVPFGPPLANSDPMGLAAQAAALGQSGGTSAGQQPMNFASNAGLPAGLDGETMLSIGPELVSSIPQALQGLSSPLSGGLGSSGLGQFQSLLSPFMSFMNPGMFGAGGASTLTSAGGPGLAGLGGAASEVEATAGRAGSLGGLSVPATWTSGGAGVESASTARAVAPVAASGGGPSVAAAPATTTGGSGMYGGTPMAAGMHGRGTDSDGTPRYGKPVKVLRRR, encoded by the coding sequence ATGGATTACGAGGTCCCACCGGAGATCAACTCGGGCCGGATGTACGCCGGCCTGGGTTCGGCGTCTTTGATGGACTCGGCGGCGGCGTGGCAGGCGCTCTCCGCGCAGCTGGGCTCGGCAGGAGCGGCGTTTCAGGCGGTGATCGAGGCGCTGACGAGCACGGCGTGGCTGGGTCCGTCGTCGATGACGATGGCGTTGGCCGCCGCACCGTATGTGGTGTGGATGATCGCCACCGCCGAGCAATGCCAGGCGGCGGCTGCGGCTGCCGCTGCGGCGGCGGCGGCGTTTGAGGCCGCCCGGGCGGGGGTGGTGCCCCCGCCGGTGATCGCCGAGAACCGCGCCCAGCTGGCGGCGCTGGTTGCGACCAACTTCATGGGGTTCAACACCCCGGCGATCATGGCCAACGAGGCTCACTACGCCCAGATGTGGTCCCAGGACACCTCGACGATGTATGGCTTCGCCGGCCAGGCCTCGGGCATCACCGGCACGCTGGTCCCGTTCGGCCCGCCGCTGGCGAACTCTGATCCGATGGGGCTGGCGGCGCAAGCGGCCGCATTGGGCCAGTCGGGCGGCACCTCAGCCGGACAGCAGCCGATGAATTTCGCCAGTAACGCCGGCTTGCCCGCCGGTTTGGACGGCGAGACGATGCTGTCGATAGGCCCGGAGTTGGTCAGCAGCATTCCCCAAGCGCTACAAGGGCTTTCCTCACCGTTGAGCGGCGGGCTGGGGTCAAGCGGGCTGGGCCAGTTCCAATCCCTGCTGAGCCCGTTCATGAGTTTTATGAATCCGGGCATGTTCGGTGCGGGCGGGGCGTCAACGTTAACGAGTGCCGGCGGGCCCGGGCTTGCGGGGCTGGGCGGGGCAGCCTCGGAAGTGGAGGCCACGGCCGGCCGGGCGGGATCGCTGGGCGGGTTATCGGTGCCGGCGACCTGGACGTCCGGGGGCGCCGGTGTGGAGTCCGCCAGTACCGCGCGGGCGGTCGCACCGGTGGCCGCCTCGGGCGGGGGTCCCTCGGTGGCGGCCGCGCCGGCCACCACCACCGGGGGCTCGGGGATGTATGGGGGTACGCCGATGGCCGCTGGGATGCACGGCCGCGGCACCGACAGTGACGGCACACCGCGGTATGGAAAACCGGTCAAAGTGCTACGCCGACGCTAG
- a CDS encoding WXG100 family type VII secretion target, producing the protein MATRFMTDPHAMRGMAGRFEGHAQTVEDGARKMWASSQNIAGAGWSGQAQATSYDTMGQMNQAFRNIVNMLHGVRDGLIRDANNYETQEQASQQILSS; encoded by the coding sequence ATGGCCACCCGCTTTATGACCGACCCGCACGCGATGCGGGGCATGGCCGGCCGTTTCGAGGGACACGCCCAAACCGTTGAGGACGGGGCCCGCAAGATGTGGGCGTCCTCGCAGAACATCGCCGGCGCCGGCTGGAGCGGGCAGGCTCAGGCCACGTCCTACGACACCATGGGCCAGATGAATCAGGCGTTCCGCAACATCGTGAACATGCTGCACGGGGTGCGCGACGGCCTGATCCGCGATGCCAACAACTACGAGACCCAAGAGCAGGCCTCTCAGCAGATCCTGAGCAGCTAG